ACCTGGAACGGTCGCCTCGCAATGATGGGATTCATCATTGGCTTAGGGACTGAGCTGCTCACTGGCCAAGGGATCCTCTCTCAGATCGGAATGGGCTGATGCCCAGAGAGGAAAGCGATGTTTGGGTGCCCGAGACACGTCTCGGGTACGTCAAGCTCTTTTACTTCGGGATGATCGTGGGAGCGATTTGCGTTGGATGCAACACTGCAATCAGCTCCCTATGGTCAGCCGTAGCCCAGTCTTCTGTGGCTTTTTAGGGCTCAACCTCAGCACCCCAACGAGGGTCAGTGGTTGACCAGCCCAGTACTCAACATCCCGTCAGCAATGGCAAGGATGTTGAGTACTACCCAGGTGGGGGAGCGAATCAATCACTCGGATTGAGCCTCGCGGTCCGACCTAATCGCTGCAGCGTTGTTGCATGCAATCCGCTCTGCCTCTGTTTTGGCATTCTCCAAACAAGCTTTGCGCTCGGGAGACAGACCTTCGCCACTGCAAGCAGCCATCAGCGAAGCAAGCAATAGGACAATCCAGGAAATCTTCATCGCAATAATGCAGAGATAATCATGTGATAGCAATCCAAAACTGAACAGCCAGGTCACGCTCTTAGGGCATCAAAAAAGCAGGATGCAACACCAGCACAGTGAGACCTAAGGAAGCGGAGCAAGCTCTGGGCACCGACCCAAGCCAGCTGAAGCAAGGGGCTAACGGGTACCGGGATCAACAACTCTTGAAGAGGAAAGGTCTAAACCGTCCGCTAATAGAACCCCACGGCGATGCAAGGCCCGGAGGGCACGGCGTTGGAATTCGCGCTCAGTGGTCCACTGCTCACCTGCTTTGGTGATCAACAACACCTGCATATGCACGCCGAGGGCAGAGGTGCGCTTCACCCCCCGCAGCACCGGCTCACTGATCAACCGACTTCCCCAGACTGGGTCGTGACGGAAGGCGTCAATCTCAGCGTCGAGAACGCGGTACACCACTTCCAGATCAGGCTGGCGATGTGAAATCAACAACGTCACCAAGCTGCCGGATCGCAGCTTGGTGTGATTGCGCATCTGCAGGATGGATGCGTTGTTGAGGATGTTGACCCGCTGATCCAGGCAGCGGATCTGGGTGCCAAACAGGCCAACATCGATCACTTCCCCATCGATGCCATCCACCTCCACCCAATCGCCGATGGCACAGCGGTCCTCCAGCAGCATCAATAGGCCAGCCGAAAAATCACGCAAAACGCCCTGAAACACGAACGCCAGTGCACCCAGCAGTGCACCTCCAGCGAGTAACAGCGATGCCGACGTGGAGCGGACACCGGGAATATCCAGCACGATCCAAAGGCTCACCAACAACACCCCCATCACATCGATCAGGCGATGGATGACCCGCACCAGACTCCGGTAGCGCTGCTGACGGCGGGCCTGCTCCTGCGGCGGCACATCCACATCGGCCATCCACTGCCGCAGCAGAAACATGCTGAGGCTGCGCAGCAGGAATGTGGCCAAGGTGAGGACCAGCAACTTGGCGACCGCCAAGGAGGGCTGAAGCATCAAATCAATACCCAAAGGGACCTGGCCGGGGATCGCACTGACGCCCAACGCCAGCATCAACACCAATTCGGTGATGATCAGCATCAGCAAAGCGATCGTGAGCGCCTGCTCGGCATGCAGGCGAATCTCCACCCGCTTTAACCGCTGCCGCTTCTCCAAGAGTTCCCGCTGCAGGCGCGTAATCCTTTGCCGCATCCGGTTCCAAAGGATTGTGGTGGCCACCACCAGCAGCCCCAACAGCAGCTCCAGCACCAACGCCATGCGGAAGCGGCGGATCAACTGAGCCGGCGCATACACCCTTCGGGCATGGTTCAAGCGTTGCTCCAAACGTGCGCGCCAGGCCTGGGCCAGCGCCAGCTCCTTGGCACCATTGATCTCGGCATCAGCGGTGGTAACCGTCAGCAACGGGAACGGCTGATCACGACCTGGCAGAAGTGCAGCCAGTTCATAGGGTCCTCGACCTTCGCGCAGCACCACCAGCTTCAGAGGATCACCCGAGCGGACCAAGCCGTAACGCTGACCGGCACTGCAGATCTGATC
This genomic interval from Synechococcus sp. UW69 contains the following:
- a CDS encoding high light inducible protein — protein: MGSKFGFSSFAETWNGRLAMMGFIIGLGTELLTGQGILSQIGMG
- a CDS encoding mechanosensitive ion channel family protein translates to MVRWFRRLITLGLALVLALLIGPVASRASLMDLMPQLEGQGSVEEQLNQTLEGKFELAKVRILGVPAISVASPVPLGDRTTIAASTRARVIEGNLRALYDPNQLCSFSERVSEWMLDSLLQVEDQICSAGQRYGLVRSGDPLKLVVLREGRGPYELAALLPGRDQPFPLLTVTTADAEINGAKELALAQAWRARLEQRLNHARRVYAPAQLIRRFRMALVLELLLGLLVVATTILWNRMRQRITRLQRELLEKRQRLKRVEIRLHAEQALTIALLMLIITELVLMLALGVSAIPGQVPLGIDLMLQPSLAVAKLLVLTLATFLLRSLSMFLLRQWMADVDVPPQEQARRQQRYRSLVRVIHRLIDVMGVLLVSLWIVLDIPGVRSTSASLLLAGGALLGALAFVFQGVLRDFSAGLLMLLEDRCAIGDWVEVDGIDGEVIDVGLFGTQIRCLDQRVNILNNASILQMRNHTKLRSGSLVTLLISHRQPDLEVVYRVLDAEIDAFRHDPVWGSRLISEPVLRGVKRTSALGVHMQVLLITKAGEQWTTEREFQRRALRALHRRGVLLADGLDLSSSRVVDPGTR